In Gossypium arboreum isolate Shixiya-1 chromosome 6, ASM2569848v2, whole genome shotgun sequence, the following are encoded in one genomic region:
- the LOC108484416 gene encoding secretory carrier-associated membrane protein 3-like yields the protein MAGRFDENPFAEEGEEEVNPFSDPAVRGKASGQSKFGGGLFSKNVPSAPPASNSRLSPLPPEPAGFNYGHEATIDIPLDTASGGSSYQDLKKKEKELQAKEAELRRREQEVRRKEEAAARAGITLEEKNWPPFFPIIHHDIANDIPVHLQRLQYVAFSTFLGLFLCLLWNIVAVTTAWIKGEAVRIWFLAIIYFIAGVPGAYILWYRPLYRAFRKETALSFGRFFLFDLLHIGFCIFAAVAPPIVFRGKSLTGILPAVDLISDNALVGIFYFIGFGLFCVESIVSIWVIQQVYMYFRGSGKAAEMKREAARGAMRAAI from the exons ATGGCTGGTCGTTTCGATGAAAACCCGTTCGCtgaagaaggagaagaagaagttAATCCTTTCTCG GATCCAGCTGTGAGAGGGAAGGCATCTGGCCAGTCTAAATTTGGTGGAGGTCTATTTTCAAAG AATGTTCCAAGTGCTCCACCTGCATCAAACTCAAGACTTTCACCACTACCTCCTGAACCTGCTGGTTTCAATTATGGTCATGAGGCAACAATTGACATCCCTCTTGATACAGCTTCAGGAGGATCAAGTTATCAG GATTtgaagaagaaggagaaggaaCTTCAGGCTAAGGAGGCTGAACTGAGAAGGCGGGAGCAG GAAGTGAGACGGAAAGAAGAGGCAGCAGCAAGAG CTGGAATTACTTTGGAAGAGAAAAATTGGCCCCCATTTTTTCCAATCATTCATCATGATATTGCAAATGACATACCAGTTCATCTACAAAGATTGCAGTATGTTGCATTTTCAACATTTTTAG GGTTGTTTCTGTGCCTGCTGTGGAACATTGTAGCTGTTACTACCGCATGGATCAAAGGAGAAG CTGTGAGGATCTGGTTCTTGGCTATCATCTACTTCATAGCAGGGGTTCCAGGAGCCTATATTTTGTGGTATCGGCCGCTGTATCGTGCTTTTAG GAAAGAAACTGCTTTATCATTTGGACGGTTCTTCCTATTTGATTTG CTTCACATCGGATTTTGCATCTTTGCTGCTGTGGCTCCTCCTATAGTTTTTAGAGGGAAATCACTAAC TGGAATCCTACCTGCAGTAGATCTTATCAGTGACAATGCGTTGGTTGGG ATCTTCTACTTCATTGGTTTTGGATTATTTTGTGTTGAATCAATAGTAAGCATTTGGGTTATCCAG CAAGTATACATGTATTTCCGCGGCAGTGGTAAAGCTGCTGAGATGAAGCGCGAGGCTGCCAGAGGAGCTATGAGGGCTGCCATCTAA
- the LOC108485746 gene encoding secretory carrier-associated membrane protein-like yields the protein MAGYRDRNPFDEEEDQVNPFSNPSQYSHSRLPALPPEPVSYNYDRNPVIEINLDNPTNLKQKERELQAKEAELRRREEEVKRKEEALARAGVFLDVKNWPPFFPIIHHDIANDIPNYLHRMLYVAFATFIGLILCLFWNIIAVSTASIKGSGVRIWFLAVIYFIIGVPGAYLLWYRPLYRACRKDSAFKFGWFFMFYVIHIGFCIYGSVAPPIIYDGLSFSGFVSALRTMSDNALVGIFYFVGFGLFCVESLLSIWVIQRVYRYFRGSGKTAEAKRNAARGGAMAAPEISL from the exons ATGGCTGGTTACCGCGATAGGAACCCTTTTGACGAAGAAGAAGATCAAGTTAATCCTTTTTCC AACCCTTCACAATATTCGCACTCAAGGCTTCCAGCTCTTCCTCCTGAACCTGTCAGCTACAATTATGATCGCAATCCAGTCATTGAGATCAATCTTGATAATCCCACG AATTTGAAGCAGAAAGAGAGAGAACTCCAGGCCAAGGAAGCTGAACTTAGAAGGAGGGAAGAG GAAGTTAAAAGGAAAGAAGAAGCTCTAGCACGAG CTGGGGTGTTTCTGGATGTGAAAAATTGGCCACCGTTTTTCCCAATCATCCACCATGACATTGCAAATGACATACCTAATTATCTACATCGAATGCTATATGTAGCTTTCGCCACCTTCatag GGTTGATCCTATGCCTTTTCTGGAATATCATAGCTGTTTCCACAGCAAGCATCAAAGGGTCAG GGGTAAGGATATGGTTCCTGGCTGTCATCTATTTCATTATAGGCGTACCAGGAGCTTATTTACTATGGTATCGTCCACTTTATCGAGCTTGCAG GAAAGACAGTGCGTTTAAGTTCGGATGGTTTTTCATGTTTTATGTG ATACATATCGGCTTCTGCATTTATGGTTCGGTTGCTCCGCCTATAATTTATGATGGGTTATCTTTCTC GGGATTCGTGAGTGCGTTGCGTACTATGAGCGACAATGCTTTAGTAGGG ATCTTCTACTTCGTAGGATTTGGGTTATTCTGTGTTGAGTCACTGTTAAGCATCTGGGTCATTCAG AGAGTTTATAGGTATTTCCGTGGCAGTGGAAAGACAGCGGAGGCAAAACGTAATGCTGCAAGAGGAGGTGCCATGGCAGCACCAGAAATAAGCTTATAA